One Capra hircus breed San Clemente chromosome 29, ASM170441v1, whole genome shotgun sequence genomic region harbors:
- the LOC102187653 gene encoding olfactory receptor 6M1-like → MDVQNQTTVTEFILTAFPALQKLQIFLFVALLFTYLLTLTGNGVIISLIWADSRLQTPMYFFLSNLSLLDISYTSSVTPKLLSFLLKDRKTISLAGCISQTYFFFILGTVEFILLVVMSFDRHVAICNPLRYTIVMNSRLCLLLVLGCWVGAFLSVLCPTIVVSRLPFCHKEIHHFFCDIAPLLQVACIDTHFIEMINFLLSSLILLTSLVITTVSYTYIISTILRIPSAQGRQTAFSTCASHITVVSIAYGSNIFMYVRPSQSHSLEFDKETAVFTIMVTPLLNPFIYSLRNETVKDVFRDAVNKIISSLHRKP, encoded by the coding sequence ATGGATGTGCAGAATCAGACCACGGTGACCGAGTTCATCCTGACTGCCTTCCCTGCTCTCCAGAAACTTCAGATTTTCCTCTTCGTGGCCCTCTTGTTTACGTACCTGCTCACTCTGACTGGAAATGGTGTCATCATTTCCCTAATATGGGCTGATAGTCGCCTCCAAACCCcaatgtacttcttcctcagtAATTTGTCACTGCTGGACATTTCTTACACTAGCTCAGTTACCCCAAAACTGTTATCCTTTCTCCTCAAGGACAGGAAGACCATATCTCTTGCAGGCTGCATCAGCCAAACATACTTCTTCTTCATCCTGGGGACCGTGGAGTTCATCCTGCTGGTGGTGATGTCCTTTGACCGCCATGTGGCCATCTGTAACCCCCTGCGCTACACCATCGTCATGAACAGCAGGCTGTGTCTCCTGCTGGTTCTGGGCTGCTGGGTGGGGGCCTTCCTGTCGGTGCTCTGCCCAACTATTGTGGTGTCCAGGCTGCCCTTCTGCCATAAGGAGATTCATCACTTCTTCTGTGACATCGCCCCTCTGCTGCAGGTGGCCTGCATAGACACTCATTTTATTGAGATGATAAACTTCCTCTTGTCTTCTCTCATCCTCCTCACCTCGCTGGTGATCACCACCGTGTCCTACACCTACATCATCTCGACCATCCTGCGCATCCCCTCGGCCCAAGGGCGTCAGACAGCCTTTTCCACCTGCGCTTCTCACATCACTGTCGTTTCTATTGCCTACGGGAGCAACATCTTCATGTATGTGAGACCCAGTCAGAGTCATTCCCTGGAATTTGATAAAGAGACTGCTGTCTTCACTATAATGGTGACCCCTCTTCTGAACCCTTTCATTTATAGTCTAAGGAATGAAACTGTAAAAGATGTTTTCAGAGATGCAGTCAACAAAATTATATCCTCATTGCACAGGAAACCTTGA